One window from the genome of Yamadazyma tenuis chromosome 7, complete sequence encodes:
- the ARA1_1 gene encoding D-arabinose 1-dehydrogenase (NAD(P)(+)) (EggNog:ENOG503NYQ6; COG:S) translates to MIKYDLSTDVKITLNDGNVMPTLGLGTVHEGDAPDVKNQVVAAVRAGYRHIDTAWYYGSEKYVGEALKQIQEEGIAKREDLFITTKVWPSFHHHPERSIDDSLKELGIDYIDMVLQHWPICLSGDANGLPPTPFDNKGKLIYDDDPVNGTGYIKFYNRLEDYKFNTEKVKSIGVSNYSISRLELLLKNRKRYIPVVNQIEYHPQLPQKDLVNFCENNGIIVEAYSPLGGTGAPVLRAPMINELAAKYQVSPNEIAIAYHILEGRSVLIRSSNLGRIKTNIKLPPLTLEELASLYDVGVKRPTRYTNDPWGYGLGFKWWEGDTLSK, encoded by the coding sequence ATGATCAAATACGATTTGTCAACGGATGTCAAGATCACCTTGAATGATGGAAATGTTATGCCTACCTTAGGACTAGGAACAGTTCACGAAGGAGACGCACCTGATGTAAAGAACCAGGTAGTTGCCGCTGTGAGAGCAGGGTATCGTCATATCGATACTGCTTGGTACTATGGTTCGGAAAAATATGTGGGGGAGGCTCTCaaacaaatccaagaagaaggaattgcaaaaagagaagattTATTCATTACTACTAAAGTATGGCCTTCTTTCCACCATCATCCAGAGAGATCAATTGACGATTCATTGAAGGAATTAGGAATTGACTACATCGATATGGTTTTACAGCATTGGCCCATTTGTCTCCTGGGTGATGCTAACGGATTACCACCCACACCCTTTGATAACAAGGGCAAGTTGATCTACGATGATGATCCTGTCAATGGAACCGGGTATATCAAATTTTATAACAGGCTTGAAGACTACAAGTTCAATACTGAAAAAGTGAAATCCATAGGTGTATCCAACTATTCTATTTCAAGGTTGGAACTTTTGCTTAAAAACAGAAAGAGATACATTCCAGTCGTTAATCAAATTGAATACCATCCTCAGTTGCCCCAGAAGGACTTGGTTAACTTTTGCGAGAATAATGGAATCATCGTTGAAGCTTACAGCCCTCTTGGAGGAACAGGTGCACCAGTTTTACGAGCTCCAATGATCAATGAATTGGCTGCCAAGTATCAAGTCTCACCCAACGAAATCGCGATTGCTTATCATATCCTAGAGGGAAGAAGTGTTTTGATCAGGTCATCCAATCTCGGAAGAATCAAGACCAATATCAAACTTCCTCCCTTAACTCTAGAGGAATTGGCAAGTTTGTATGATGTAGGAGTTAAGAGACCAACCAGATATACTAATGATCCATGGGGCTACGGCTTAGGTTTCAAGTGGTGGGAGGGCGATACTCTCAGTAAATAG
- the ARA1_2 gene encoding D-arabinose 1-dehydrogenase (NAD(P)(+)) (EggNog:ENOG503NYQ6; COG:S), whose product MSNGKEIPALGLGTYIGSSDPTQVKDLVKTAIKAGYRHIDGAWLYGTEKYVGEGIRESIEEGIVTRDQLFVTTKIWPTYWDKPEKSFDKSLSDLGLEYVDLLLQHWPICAKDVDSSTPLPIKEDGKPYYDDPTSDGTGFIEFYRGIEKLHLDNPQKIRSIGVSNYSIMKLEKLIPKVQVLPVVNQIEYHPQLPQKDLVEYCGKYGIIITAYSPVGSNGAPVLKLPLIQQLADKYEVTTNEVANAYHILQGRASLPRSTNLERIKTTIRLPSLTKSELEDLYQIGVENPKRHITNIWGDELGFDWWY is encoded by the coding sequence ATGTCCAATGGCAAGGAAATTCCTGCTTTGGGATTAGGTACATACATTGGATCATCGGACCCAACACAGGTTAAAGATCTAGTGAAGACAGCAATCAAAGCAGGATACAGACATATTGATGGAGCTTGGCTATATGGCACCGAAAAATATGTTGGAGAAGGTATCAGGGAGCTGATTGAAGAAGGGATTGTAACTAGAGACCAGTTGTTTGTGACTACAAAGATATGGCCTACATATTGGGATAAGCCGGAGAAGTCATTTGATAAATCACTCAGTGACTTAGGACTCGAGTACGTCGACTTATTGTTGCAACATTGGCCTATTTGTGCAAAAGATGTTGATTCTTCTACTCCATTACCAATTAAGGAGGATGGAAAGCCTTACTACGATGATCCAACTTCCGATGGGACTGGGTTTATCGAATTTTATAGGGgaattgaaaaacttcatCTTGACAACCCGCAAAAGATTAGATCAATCGGGGTCTCTAATTACTCAATTAtgaaattggaaaagttgataCCAAaggttcaagttcttcctGTTGTCAACCAAATTGAGTATCATCCTCAATTGCCTCAAAAGGATCTAGTAGAGTATTGCGGTAAATATGGAATTATCATTACCGCCTATTCTCCTGTTGGCTCGAACGGTGCTCCCGTATTGAAATTACCCTTGATTCAACAGCTAGCAGATAAATATGAAGTCACCACTAACGAAGTTGCCAATGCATATCATATTTTACAAGGGAGAGCATCCTTGCCTAGatccaccaatttggaGAGAATTAAAACGACTATAAGATTACCCTCTTTGACAAAGTCAGAGCTTGAGGACTTGTATCAAATTGGTGTTGAGAATCCGAAAAGACATATTACCAATATATGGGGAGATGAGCTTGGCTTCGATTGGTGGTATTAA
- a CDS encoding uncharacterized protein (COG:S; EggNog:ENOG503P0Z8) — MSLEEKEVSYNGAEETSNFVSERIPGEIEGASIARTLVSRESLANVNTFKTISQSGKKVDVPVSSVEYYADCDNDGDFFWLVVDIGSSYQNIISGSKYSFSIRVGDHHIHEDVNLEYPGGIVDSPAGSPRIILQGELQDVEDKDGKYGSLEECFLKRHPDSKMWIPNKSQSHKSHWAKFIVDDLYMVGGFGDRAFIGTIDTGIYHSVTSLDDH; from the coding sequence atgAGTTtagaagagaaagaagtgAGCTACAACGGTGCAGAAGAAACCTCTAattttgtttctgaacGTATTCCCGGAGAGATTGAAGGTGCTTCCATTGCCCGCACTTTAGTTTCTAGAGAGTCTTTGGCTAACGTTAACACTTTCAAGACCATATCCCAAAGCGGCAAAAAGGTGGATGTCCCTGTCTCATCTGTAGAATACTATGCTGATTGCGATAATGATGGTGATTTCTTTTGGCTAGTCGTTGATATTGGGTCCAGCTATCAGAACATAATACTGGGTTCCAAATACAGCTTTAGTATCCGTGTCGGTGACCACCATATACATGAAGATGTGAATCTTGAATACCCTGGGGGTATAGTTGATTCTCCAGCTGGATCTCCAAGAATAATCCTCCAAGGAGAATTgcaagatgttgaagataagGATGGAAAGTATGGACTGTTGGAGGAGTGCTTCTTAAAGAGACATCCAGATTCAAAGATGTGGATTCCTAATAAATCTCAGTCCCATAAATCCCACTGGGCTAAGtttattgttgatgatctcTATATGGTGGGTGGTTTCGGTGACAGAGCTTTTATCGGAACCATTGATACTGGGATTTATCATTCAGTAACTTCGCTTGACGATCATTAA
- the ALD2 gene encoding mitochondrial aldehyde dehydrogenase (COG:E; EggNog:ENOG503NW4N): MTLPLFQSITLPDGIKYEQPTGLFINNEFVASKNGKTLDSINPETGDVNATIHCADEDDVDIAVAAARTAFKSWRNTTGVERGEYLYKLAAIMEEEKEVLTSLEAWDSGKTKTLNAVGDVQECIDVFKYYAGWADKVQGRVIQNDPKKLAYTIHEPYGVCGHIIPWNYPLLMGVWCLAPALAAGNVSIIKSSEFTPLSLLYLAKLFEKAGFPPGTIAILSGYGKDAGSALAGHMKVDKISFTGSTATGKLIQKAASNNLKAVTLECGGKSPLIVRADAEIDQAVKWAAQGIFINQGQVCTSTSRAYIHESIYDEFVTELVAHVKEEFLQGSVYEDDKMVGPQVSKVQFEKILSYIDIGKKEGARIALGGERNTEKDMSKGFFIKPTIFADVKPDMRIVNEEIFGPVLAVGKFKTDEEALEFANQTEYGLGAAIFTRDIAIAHNMARDIEAGMVWINSSNDSDYHIPFGGVKASGVGRQLGDYGLEHYTQAKAVHVNIGTRL; this comes from the coding sequence ATGACCCTTCCATTATTCCAATCAATTACTTTGCCAGATGGCATAAAGTATGAGCAACCAACTGGtttgttcatcaataatgAGTTTGTGGCTTCCAAGAATGGCAAAACCCTCGACTCGATTAACCCCGAGACTGGGGATGTCAATGCTACAATTCATTGTgctgatgaagacgatgtTGACATCGCTGTCGCAGCTGCTAGAACTGCATTTAAGTCATGGAGAAATACTACtggtgttgaaagaggTGAGTACTTGTACAAGTTAGCTGCAATaatggaagaagagaaggagGTTTTAACTTCCCTTGAAGCCTGGGACTCTGGAAAGACAAAAACTTTAAATGCAGTAGGTGATGTTCAAGAATGCATTGATGTTTTCAAGTATTATGCTGGCTGGGCCGATAAGGTTCAGGGTAGAGTCATCCAAAATGATCCAAAGAAGTTAGCTTACACCATCCACGAACCATATGGTGTCTGTGGTCACATCATTCCTTGGAACTACCCATTATTAATGGGTGTCTGGTGTCTTGCGCCTGCCTTGGCTGCCGGTAATGTTTCCATCATTAAGTCTTCTGAGTTCACTCCTTTGTCTTTGTTATATTTGGCTAAGTTATTTGAAAAAGCTGGCTTCCCTCCAGGTACCATTGCTATTCTTTCTGGTTACGGAAAAGATGCCGGATCTGCCTTAGCCGGGCATATGAAAGTCGACAAAATTTCTTTCACGGGATCCACAGCAACTGGGAAATTAATTCAAAAGGCTGCATCTAACAATTTGAAGGCCGTAACTTTAGAATGCGGTGGTAAATCTCCTTTAATTGTTAGAGCAGATGCTGAAATCGATCAAGCCGTTAAGTGGGCTGCTCAGGGtattttcatcaaccaaGGACAAGTTTGCACTTCTACTTCGAGAGCATACATCCATGAAAGCATATATGACGAATTTGTTACTGAATTAGTTGCCCATGttaaagaagaattttTGCAAGGGTCCGTCTATGAAGATGACAAAATGGTCGGACCACAGGTCTCTAAAGTTCAATTCGAGAAGATTTTGAGCTATATTGATATTGGAAAGAAAGAGGGTGCTAGAATTGCTTTAGGTGGTGAAAGAAACACTGAAAAGGATATGTCAAAGGGTTTCTTCATTAAACCTACCATATTTGCTGATGTCAAGCCGGATATGAGAATTGTCAACGAAGAAATATTCGGTCCTGTGTTGGCTGTAGGAAAATTTAAgactgatgaagaagctcttGAGTTCGCTAACCAAACTGAGTACGGTTTGGGAGCTGCTATTTTCACCAGAGATATTGCAATTGCTCACAACATGGCAAGAGACATCGAAGCTGGAATGGTTTGgatcaactcatccaatGACTCTGATTACCATATTCCATTCGGAGGGGTTAAAGCTTCTGGTGTTGGTAGGCAATTAGGTGATTATGGCTTAGAACATTACACTCAGGCCAAGGCGGTTCACGTGAATATTGGTACTCGTTTATAA
- a CDS encoding uncharacterized protein (COG:S; EggNog:ENOG503NU3P), whose amino-acid sequence MLLFSLLFLVSLAVALIPKKDFKPEVFILTDISNEPDDAESLVRLLLYSNEVDIKGLVATTSYWLNYTVHDEDIYPILEAYGKVHKNLLKHSKDYPSVSYFKSIVAKGSSAYGLLAFDQEKISEGAVNLIKSIDEAEESLFVLIWGGANTLAEALKEVSSTRSTEEVDLFASKIVAYSISDQDNAGPWIRKHFPGIKYIASVHGFSQYGHSAWVGISGDIYNFVDFGGPDTSLVTKEWVNEKVRSVGPLGKAYPMFLFNMEGDTPSTLYVLPNGLSDPHEPSFGSWGGRYTLSDISLVSGNHYGDALDYAIGKDNRTHVSAQASIWRWREAFQNDFEARMQWTVKSFEDAPHQPIIVTNGSVGYLPMVIDIVVGNEVVLDASESYDQNNNSLTFKWFHYIEPSLSQGNILEIPEIEITKLNDEGSIVSFTAPEFQQACFNVFSRPLEDCKKYHIVLEVTNNGTPSLTTYRRFILSTDKGNNTFESVEYKQAFFNGDATSQGDDDIYVHDEL is encoded by the coding sequence ATGTTGCTTTTCAGCTTGTTATTCTTAGTGTCATTGGCTGTGGCCTTAATCCCGAAGAAAGATTTTAAACCTGAGGTGTTTATATTGACAGATATTTCCAACGAACCTGACGATGCTGAATCATTGGTAAGATTGTTGCTTTATTCTAATGAAGTAGACATCAAAGGGCTTGTTGCTACTACATCTTATTGGTTAAACTATACCGTtcatgatgaagatatctACCCTATTTTAGAGGCATACGGAAAAGTTCACAAAAACTTACTTAAACATTCTAAGGACTATCCATCTGTGAGTTACTTTAAAAGTATTGTTGCCAAGGGGTCTAGTGCCTATGGACTATTGGCTTTCGATCAAGAAAAAATCAGTGAAGGGGCGGTGAATCTCATCAAGCTGATTGATGAAGCAGAAGAATCACTTTTTGTATTGATTTGGGGTGGCGCAAACACGTTAGCTGAAGCGTTGAAAGAGGTTTCATCTACTAGGTCAACAGAAGAGGTGGACTTGTTCGCTTCCAAAATAGTTGCGTATTCCATCTCGGATCAAGATAATGCAGGTCCTTGGATTAGGAAGCATTTTCCAGGAATCAAGTACATTGCTTCAGTTCATGGATTCAGCCAATATGGTCATTCAGCTTGGGTTGGAATATCCGGAGATATTTATAACTTCGTTGACTTCGGAGGGCCAGATACTTCTTTAGTTACGAAGGAATGGGTCAACGAAAAGGTGAGATCTGTGGGACCCTTGGGTAAGGCCTACCCaatgttcttgttcaatatGGAAGGCGATACCCCTTCCACTTTGTACGTTTTACCTAACGGCTTGTCTGACCCACATGAACCTTCATTTGGTTCTTGGGGTGGTAGATACACCTTGAGCGATATCTCCCTTGTATCTGGTAATCACTATGGTGATGCTTTAGACTATGCAATTGGCAAGGACAATAGGACTCATGTTAGTGCACAAGCATCaatttggagatggagagaagcttttcaaaatgACTTCGAAGCCAGAATGCAGTGGACTGTTAAATCGTTCGAAGATGCACCTCATCAACCTATCATTGTTACTAATGGCTCAGTAGGGTATTTGCCTATGGTCATTGATATAGTAGTGGGAAATGAGGTAGTATTGGATGCTTCAGAGAGTTATGATCAAAACAACAATTCTTTGACCTTCAAATGGTTTCATTATATAGAACCTTCACTATCTCAAGGAAATATCCTTGAAATCCCCGAAATTGAAATCACAAAGTTGAATGATGAAGGCTCCATTGTATCTTTTACAGCTCCTGAATTCCAGCAAGCTTGCTTTAATGTCTTCCTGAGACCTTTGGAAGATTGCAAAAAGTATCATATCGTCTTGGAAGTGACAAATAATGGAACCCCGTCTTTAACGACTTATAGAAGGTTCATTTTAAGCACAGACAAAGGCAATAATACTTTTGAAAGCGTTGAATACAAGCAAgctttcttcaatggtgaCGCAACGTCTCAGGGGGATGATGATATTTATGTTCATGATGAATTATGA
- a CDS encoding uncharacterized protein (COG:U; EggNog:ENOG503NVCN): MSDLEKEISPSGSVQELRDAAHHNALVTEVMDKQITKWEAMKRHPYACFCILTMVWVLISTSFESQAGGTVISIGVFREDFGHLVDGSYVLRSTDQSILSGVPLATQIVGQWLGSWLADKFGKKWVIYGGMLTSCAFVGMEFAATTMGVFIAGKTLNGFSLGVIQASCVSYVADISPLPLRGLSTALCNISFSIGPLVVFIINYCVANFKTRWAYRAMLSSQWGFAAVSLVLMLLIPESPTYYILQGKVDKAEQAYRRLLGDPVAAVNQVTVVKETVLEAEKISEGSTYLDCFKGVNLKRTMVSCVPFMSTSFSGVAFTGSYTTYFFQLSGLDEQKSFQYTCGAQAISIGGCIASLFIVDRFGRRNNLIYGLLSICLCDLIIGATATASDSKPEVLNVCIGFMMLYGGIYNAGLGSVCYPICAENPTSALRTKTVALGLASGNLFSMMWSFVIPYVFNPDQANLGGKTMFIFFGISVLIWVHIFFFQTETAGRSYDEIDEMYASGIPLRKFQHYTSKLANIDVGLTEEEKAVQVKHVEEL, from the coding sequence ATGtcagacttggaaaaggaaaTTTCACCAAGCGGAAGCGTTCAGGAATTAAGAGATGCTGCTCATCATAATGCCCTTGTTACTGAGGTTATGGACAaacaaatcaccaagtGGGAAGCTATGAAGAGACACCCATATGCTTGTTTCTGCATTTTAACAATGGTTTGGGTTTTGATAAGTACATCATTTGAGTCACAGGCAGGAGGTACTGTGATTTCTATTGGTGTGTTCAGAGAAGATTTTGGTCATTTGGTCGATGGATCTTATGTTTTGCGTTCTACAGATCAGTCAATCTTATCGGGAGTTCCCCTTGCAACACAGATTGTTGGACAGTGGTTGGGTTCTTGGTTAGCTGATAAATTTGGCAAGAAATGGGTTATTTATGGAGGTATGCTTACTTCTTGTGCTTTTGTTGGAATGGAATTTGCTGCTACTACTATGGGGGTTTTTATCGCAGGTAAAACCCTTAATGGTTTCAGCCTTGGTGTCATTCAGGCTTCTTGTGTGTCTTATGTTGCCGACATTTCCCCATTGCCTTTAAGAGGGCTTTCCACTGCATTATGTAATATCTCATTCTCAATAGGTCCGTTGGTCGTTTTCATTATCAATTACTGTGTTGCAAATTTTAAAACCAGATGGGCTTACAGGGCAATGCTTTCATCTCAATGGGGATTCGCAGCTGTATCCTTGGTTCTTATGTTACTTATTCCAGAGTCCCCTACCTACTATATCCTTCAAGGAAAAGTAGATAAGGCTGAGCAAGCTTACCGCAGGTTATTAGGTGATCCGGTAGCTGCAGTAAATCAAGTAACAGTTGTTAAAGAAACCGTTTTGGAAGCTGAAAAGATTTCAGAAGGATCCACCTACTTAGATTGTTTCAAAGGTGTTAATTTAAAGAGAACGATGGTTTCTTGTGTGCCCTTTATGAGCACTTCGTTTTCTGGAGTTGCTTTTACTGGAAGTTATACCACCTACTTTTTCCAATTATCGGGGcttgatgaacaaaagTCATTTCAGTACACATGTGGAGCTCAAGCAATCTCTATCGGTGGATGTATCGCTTCCCTTTTTATCGTTGATAggtttggaagaagaaacaatcTCATCTATGGTTTATTGTCGATTTGTTTATGTGACTTGATTATTGGTGCTACTGCTACTGCTTCTGACTCCAAACCAGAGGTGTTAAATGTGTGTATTGGGTTCATGATGTTATATGGTGGTATTTATAACGCTGGTCTTGGCTCGGTTTGCTACCCAATTTGTGCTGAAAATCCTACTTCAGCACTTAGAACAAAAACTGTTGCTTTAGGATTGGCATCTGGAAATTTGTTTAGCATGATGTGGTCATTCGTTATTCCCTACGTATTCAATCCTGACCAGGCGAACTTAGGAGGAAAAACTATGTTCATATTTTTTGGAATTTCTGTTCTTATATGGGTTCAcatttttttcttccaGACTGAAACTGCTGGACGAAGCTACGATGAAATTGACGAAATGTATGCTAGTGGTATTCCTCTTAGAAAGTTTCAACATTACACTTCAAAGCTTGCAAATATAGACGTTGGTCtcaccgaagaagaaaaagcAGTGCAAGTTAAGCATGTAGAGGAATTGTAA
- a CDS encoding FMN-dependent oxidoreductase (COG:E; EggNog:ENOG503NWAI): protein MTGKKHIILNAFDMGSSGHQAPGLWKHPKDRSNDFDKLEYWTNLAKLLEKGKFNALFIADVLGGYDVYEGNLDAALKSGAQVPLIEPGSLIPAMAAVTDHLAFAVTFSTISEAPFHFARRLATIDELSKGRVGWNIVSSYLESAATNLLNGEPLPPHDERYARAEEYLDVVYKLFLSSWRDDAVVLDKENGIFTDPERVRKINHDGNWFKVPGPNIFRPSQHQRLPVILQAGTSRAGKEFAAKHAEAVFINSFTPEDLKAKIHDIKTIAKEKFGREEDSIKFLNLLTIVVGETKQDALEKFKDYSKYGDLDGSQALFGGWTGIDLSEYDYDEELTNVESNAIRAAVNNWTKRSPGDPPNLKKTRRYVAEKITVGGLGPVIIGDAQSVADELERWVEISGVDGFNLTYTISPGSFEDIVELLVPELQKRGLVWDDYPDDVSTYRESLFGTKGPDPKFVRPSHPAYKLRWKEGESKEDFERRINI, encoded by the coding sequence ATGACAGGAAAAAAACATATAATTCTAAATGCCTTTGATATGGGGAGCAGTGGACACCAAGCACCTGGCTTATGGAAACATCCTAAGGATAGATCTAATGACTTTGATAAGTTAGAATACTGGACAAATTTGGCAAAGTTGTTAGAAAAAGGGAAATTCAATGCTTTATTCATTGCGGATGTTTTAGGGGGGTACGATGTGTATGAGGGTAATTTGGATGCTGCTTTGAAATCGGGAGCTCAAGTTCCATTAATTGAACCAGGATCACTTATTCCTGCTATGGCAGCAGTTACCGATCATTTGGCATTTGCGGTTACGTTCTCAACCATAAGCGAAGCCCCTTTCCACTTTGCCAGAAGATTAGCTACGATTGACGAGTTATCCAAAGGTAGAGTCGGATGGAATATCGTATCCAGTTACTTGGAGAGTGCCGCAACGAATTTACTTAATGGCGAGCCCTTGCCTCCTCATGACGAAAGATATGCAAGAGCTGAAGAGTATCTTGACGTTGTTTACAAATTATTTTTATCGTCTTGGAGAGATGATGCAGTTGTTTTAGACAAGGAAAATGGTATCTTCACAGATCCAGAAAGGGTTAGGAAAATCAATCACGATGGGAATTGGTTCAAAGTTCCTGGTCCGAACATATTTAGACCCTCGCAACACCAAAGATTACCAGTGATCTTACAAGCTGGAACTTCAAGGGCTGGTAAAGAATTTGCAGCTAAGCATGCAGAAGCAGTCTTTATAAACTCATTCACACCAGAGGACTTGAAAGCCAAGATACATGATATCAAAACTATAGCTAAGGAAAAGTTTGGCCGTGAAGAAGATTCCATTAAATTCCTCAATTTGCTTACTATTGTGGTTGGTGAAACTAAACAGGATGCTTTagaaaagttcaaagacTATCTGAAATATGGGGATTTGGACGGTAGTCAAGCTTTGTTTGGAGGTTGGACAGGAATTGATCTCAGTGAGTATGATTATGACGAGGAATTGACCAATGTGGAGTCCAACGCTATTCGTGCAGCAGTTAATAATTGGACCAAGAGGTCTCCAGGAGACCCACCAAATCTCAAGAAAACAAGACGCTATGTGGCAGAAAAAATTACTGTTGGAGGATTAGGGCCAGTTATCATTGGTGATGCTCAATCAGTAGCGGATGAATTAGAAAGGTGGGTAGAGATATCTGGTGTCGATGGATTTAACTTAACTTACACTATTAGCCCAGGGAGTTTTGAGGATATTGTAGAATTGTTAGTCCCTGAGTTGCAGAAAAGGGGTTTGGTGTGGGATGACTATCCTGATGATGTTCTGACTTATAGGGAAAGTTTGTTTGGGACCAAAGGCCCAGATCCTAAATTTGTCAGACCAAGTCACCCAGCTTACAAGTTAAGGTGGAAAGAAGGAGAATCAAAGGAGGACTTCGAAAGAAGAATTAACATCTAG
- a CDS encoding uncharacterized protein (EggNog:ENOG503NWM9; COG:C): MTIEQTAVLIQDVKSPLILKSVGVPEIGPKEILVQNKAIGLNPIDWKSKKYNFAIHSLPWINGRESSGIVVKTGVDVKEIKEGDNVILVSTSYRDLRTSTFQNYSVIDYRLAIKLPSFLSFEEGATIGVGLITSAIVFYDSFKVDFNSTFQDKAILIWGASTVVGLYLIQIAKIHGLRVLGVASSGYEEYLKERGVDVFVDKDNALDNIKTEARKEQILFAVDCVGEQTSYSVLQILENHRHSKFVGIVKTPKVQTHVEVNPVSIKRFHEDVPFGSRLIEIISKYLNYKQVNPTKVKVFNGLDSIPEALTRLEKEGAKAEKYVISIV; this comes from the coding sequence GATAGGGCCAAAGGAAATATTGGTGCAAAATAAAGCGATTGGGTTAAACCCGATTGACTGGAAAAGTAAGAAGTACAATTTTGCTATTCATAGTTTACCTTGGATAAACGGAAGAGAGAGTTCGGGTATTGTTGTAAAAACCGGTGTGGATGTtaaggaaatcaaagaaggaGACAATGTCATTTTAGTAAGCACTAGCTATAGAGATTTAAGAACCAGTACCTTTCAGAATTATAGTGTCATCGATTACAGATTGGCAATCAAACTCCCCAGTTTTTTaagctttgaagaaggGGCAACAATTGGGGTGGGGTTAATCACTTCTGCTATCGTCTTTTACGATAGTTTCAAAGTCGACTTCAATTCCACATTCCAAGATAAAGCCATTCTTATTTGGGGTGCTTCCACCGTTGTTGGCTTGTACTTAATTCAAATAGCCAAGATACATGGGCTTCGGGTATTAGGTGTTGCCAGTTCCGGATATGAGGAATATTTAAAAGAACGAGGTGTGGATGTTTTCGTCGATAAGGATAACGCCCTTGACAATATCAAAACTGAGGCTCGAAAGGAACAAATTCTATTTGCAGTTGACTGTGTAGGTGAACAAACATCCTACTCGGTATTGCAAATTTTGGAAAATCACAGGCACTCCAaatttgttggaattgtGAAAACTCCGAAAGTTCAAACTCATGTCGAAGTCAATCCTGTTCTGATTAAGAGATTTCATGAAGATGTCCCTTTTGGTTCCAGATTAATAGAAATAATCtccaagtatttgaacTACAAACAAGTCAATCCTACGAAAGTGAAAGTGTTCAATGGTTTGGATTCGATTCCAGAAGCTTTAACCCGTCTTGAAAAGGAGGGTGCAAAAGCTGAGAAGTATGTAATCTCCATTGTATAA